In a single window of the Magnetofaba australis IT-1 genome:
- the cas7e gene encoding type I-E CRISPR-associated protein Cas7/Cse4/CasC — translation MDARFLQIHFLTPYPAALLNRDDVGAAKRMPFGGTSRIRVSSQCLKRHWRMADDDRALSTLVGGESGMSLRSRRSFEEYLVKPLVAAGHPEKAVNHVVLELANALVGANKKKAKKGEEADGEPIETGQVVVIGHQELTYLKGVAEQFLAAGEEMNDAKKANKAVTDYLKAHKDLKENLKALGQSGTPACGLDGALFGRMITSDAFARVDASIHVAHAFTVQAEETESDYFTAVDDLVADSGELGSGMIGNADLTSGLYYGYVVVDLPLLVSNLTGCAPTEWQAASRELAGSVVENLIHLIASVTPGAKKGSTAPYARAEMLLVEAGSQQPRTLANAFYKPLEKHGDAADAIARLGGYLNKLDAMYEKETRRAAALHDLPDELGENAGSLAKLAAWAGDVAAGRA, via the coding sequence ATGGACGCCCGTTTTCTGCAAATTCATTTTCTCACCCCCTATCCGGCGGCGCTGCTCAACCGCGACGACGTGGGCGCGGCCAAGCGCATGCCGTTTGGCGGAACGTCGCGCATTCGCGTCAGTTCGCAATGTTTGAAGCGCCACTGGCGCATGGCCGATGATGACCGCGCCCTGTCCACGCTGGTGGGCGGCGAAAGCGGCATGAGCCTGCGCAGCCGCCGCAGTTTTGAGGAGTATCTGGTCAAGCCGTTGGTGGCGGCGGGCCACCCGGAGAAGGCGGTCAACCACGTGGTGTTGGAGTTGGCCAATGCCCTGGTGGGGGCCAATAAGAAGAAGGCCAAGAAGGGTGAAGAGGCCGACGGCGAACCCATCGAAACCGGACAGGTGGTGGTGATCGGCCACCAGGAGTTGACCTACCTGAAAGGGGTAGCGGAGCAGTTCCTGGCCGCTGGCGAGGAGATGAACGACGCCAAGAAGGCCAATAAAGCGGTCACCGACTACCTGAAGGCGCATAAGGATCTGAAAGAGAACCTCAAAGCGTTGGGGCAGAGCGGCACGCCCGCCTGTGGCCTGGATGGGGCGCTGTTTGGCCGCATGATCACCTCCGACGCCTTCGCCCGCGTCGATGCGTCGATTCATGTAGCCCACGCCTTCACCGTGCAGGCGGAGGAGACGGAGTCCGACTACTTCACCGCAGTGGATGATCTGGTGGCCGACTCCGGCGAGCTGGGCAGCGGCATGATCGGCAACGCCGATCTTACCTCCGGCCTCTACTACGGCTATGTGGTGGTGGATCTGCCCCTGCTGGTGAGCAACCTCACCGGCTGCGCGCCCACCGAGTGGCAAGCGGCTTCGCGGGAGCTGGCGGGTAGTGTGGTGGAGAACCTCATCCATCTCATCGCCAGCGTCACCCCCGGGGCCAAGAAGGGCTCCACCGCGCCCTACGCCCGCGCCGAGATGCTCCTGGTGGAGGCGGGCAGTCAACAACCGCGCACCCTGGCCAACGCCTTCTACAAGCCATTGGAGAAACATGGCGACGCCGCAGACGCCATTGCGCGATTGGGCGGCTATCTGAACAAGCTGGACGCCATGTATGAAAAAGAGACCCGTCGCGCCGCCGCGCTGCATGATCTGCCCGACGAACTGGGCGAGAATGCGGGCTCTTTGGCAAAACTGGCCGCGTGGGCGGGCGACGTGGCGGCGGGTCGCGCCTGA
- the casB gene encoding type I-E CRISPR-associated protein Cse2/CasB encodes MSDFPSAENYWKELKERYDKLRWALSDPASKEPGRFSAGELAELRSCWRNGDFQPNAAFFRALGMLHPDAPPSEMLMRQWGVILAGLGYMAAQMPGHFHDGQIKPGHALHKAGLSELRLEKWLQSDDETFLHQSGAVFRYLATKGEACNTWSLASLILQQKDSRPRHRLAGDFYYSSGKAAAEADKQTAA; translated from the coding sequence CCCCTCTGCTGAAAATTATTGGAAAGAGTTGAAAGAGCGCTATGACAAGTTGCGCTGGGCGCTCTCGGATCCCGCCAGCAAAGAGCCGGGGCGTTTCTCCGCCGGCGAGTTGGCGGAGCTGCGGAGCTGCTGGCGCAATGGCGATTTCCAGCCCAACGCCGCCTTCTTCCGCGCCCTGGGCATGCTGCATCCGGATGCTCCGCCCAGTGAGATGCTCATGCGCCAATGGGGCGTGATTCTGGCGGGGTTGGGTTACATGGCGGCGCAGATGCCGGGCCATTTCCATGATGGCCAGATCAAACCGGGACACGCTCTGCACAAGGCCGGGTTGAGCGAGTTGCGCCTGGAGAAGTGGCTGCAGAGCGATGACGAAACCTTCCTGCATCAGAGCGGCGCGGTATTCCGCTATCTGGCCACGAAGGGGGAGGCCTGCAACACCTGGTCGCTGGCTTCGTTGATTCTGCAACAGAAGGATTCCAGACCCCGCCACCGTCTGGCCGGGGATTTCTATTACAGCAGCGGCAAAGCCGCTGCCGAAGCTGACAAACAGACCGCCGCCTAA